The Bacillus sp. Y1 genome has a window encoding:
- a CDS encoding Gfo/Idh/MocA family protein, translating into MEKLRIGIIGVGGIAQARHIPAFLALGDKCTITAVSDVNGDRAREAAEKFNIPHVFQDYKELFQEVDAVCICTPNKFHAEITIAAFEAGVHVLCEKPMALSAAECEAMIEASKKANKVLAIAYHYRFMKEAIAAKKSMEDVGEALVVRVQALRRRKVPGWGVFTNKDLQGGGSLIDFGCHLLDLALWLMGNPKQTSVTGRTYNTLSKIPGQVNQWGEFDHQTFEVDDHVTAYMTFENGASMLFETSWAANIKEDVANVSISGVEGGINVFPFELYTTKNGMLFNTQADWMPGEEEPDVPQASNFVAACLGEADLVVKPEQALQVSQIIDKIYESSEREEGSR; encoded by the coding sequence ATGGAAAAGCTACGAATCGGGATTATCGGGGTTGGCGGGATTGCACAGGCCCGCCATATCCCGGCTTTTCTTGCTTTAGGCGATAAATGCACGATTACGGCTGTTAGTGACGTGAATGGTGATCGAGCTCGTGAGGCGGCAGAAAAGTTCAATATCCCACATGTGTTCCAGGACTATAAAGAACTTTTTCAAGAGGTAGATGCGGTTTGTATATGTACTCCGAATAAATTTCACGCAGAAATTACGATTGCTGCGTTTGAAGCGGGAGTCCACGTGCTCTGTGAAAAACCGATGGCGCTAAGTGCGGCTGAGTGTGAGGCGATGATTGAAGCTTCAAAAAAGGCAAACAAGGTACTGGCGATCGCGTATCACTACCGTTTTATGAAGGAAGCGATCGCGGCGAAGAAGTCGATGGAAGACGTTGGAGAGGCACTCGTTGTTCGAGTTCAAGCGCTCAGACGTCGCAAGGTTCCGGGCTGGGGTGTTTTTACAAACAAAGACCTTCAAGGTGGCGGAAGCTTAATCGATTTCGGTTGCCATCTTCTTGATTTGGCTCTTTGGCTGATGGGCAATCCGAAGCAAACAAGCGTTACGGGTCGCACGTACAATACGTTGAGTAAAATTCCGGGTCAAGTGAACCAATGGGGAGAGTTTGACCATCAGACGTTTGAGGTGGATGATCATGTAACGGCTTACATGACGTTTGAGAACGGAGCTTCGATGCTGTTTGAAACGTCCTGGGCTGCGAATATAAAAGAAGATGTTGCGAACGTGAGCATTTCTGGTGTTGAGGGCGGCATAAATGTATTCCCATTTGAGCTATACACAACGAAAAATGGCATGCTTTTTAACACGCAAGCGGATTGGATGCCAGGGGAAGAGGAACCAGATGTACCACAGGCAAGCAATTTTGTCGCGGCTTGTTTGGGTGAAGCGGACCTTGTGGTAAAACCAGAGCAAGCGCTGCAAGTATCACAGATTATTGACAAGATATACGAGAGCAGTGAAAGGGAGGAAGGTTCACGATGA
- a CDS encoding carbohydrate ABC transporter permease, with amino-acid sequence MGHKYSWRTFSIEIVAIVLGLVFLVPFYYVVSNSLKPFAEILTNTSALPKVFQFDNYVRAFEMLDFFNVFKNSLIITIASNVVLVIFCSMAAYMLVRTKKKISNLIFMTFVAAMIIPFQSIMIPLIKTAGNFGLLNSVWGLVIMYLGFGSGMTIFLYHGFIKGIPVELEEAAIIDGCSRFGVFFRIVFPLLKPITVTIVILNSLWIWNDFLLPSLVLQDPELRTIPLATFFFFGQYTKQWDLALAALVLGIIPLLIFFFSMQKHIIKGITSGSIK; translated from the coding sequence ATGGGTCACAAGTATTCATGGAGAACCTTTAGTATTGAAATCGTTGCGATTGTGCTCGGACTTGTGTTCTTAGTCCCTTTCTATTATGTCGTTTCAAACTCCTTGAAGCCTTTTGCTGAGATTTTAACGAATACCTCGGCACTACCGAAAGTGTTTCAGTTTGATAACTATGTACGAGCCTTTGAAATGCTTGATTTCTTTAATGTTTTTAAAAATTCGTTGATTATAACGATTGCGAGTAATGTAGTTTTAGTGATCTTTTGCTCGATGGCGGCGTATATGCTCGTTCGTACGAAAAAGAAGATTAGTAATCTCATCTTTATGACCTTCGTTGCTGCGATGATTATTCCGTTCCAATCAATTATGATTCCGCTGATTAAAACAGCTGGAAATTTTGGATTACTGAACAGCGTGTGGGGCCTTGTGATTATGTATTTAGGCTTCGGATCTGGAATGACGATTTTCTTGTACCACGGTTTTATTAAAGGAATTCCGGTTGAACTGGAAGAAGCAGCGATCATTGATGGTTGTTCTAGATTCGGTGTCTTCTTTAGAATTGTTTTTCCATTATTAAAACCGATTACGGTGACGATTGTGATTTTAAACAGCTTATGGATTTGGAATGACTTCTTATTGCCGTCTCTTGTTCTTCAGGATCCGGAACTAAGAACGATTCCACTTGCGACTTTCTTCTTCTTCGGTCAATATACGAAGCAATGGGATTTAGCACTAGCTGCATTGGTACTTGGTATCATTCCGTTATTGATTTTCTTCTTCTCGATGCAAAAACACATCATTAAGGGGATTACTAGTGGTTCGATTAAGTAA
- a CDS encoding Gfo/Idh/MocA family protein: protein MKKLRVGVIGCGSIARHRHLPEYAANPNVELVAVCDNNAERALEIGEKYGVPSYTSFVELLRNAEVDAVSVCTPNYLHAPISNAALLAGVHVLCEKPMATSEEEAKSMIETAKNSGKKLMIAHNQRFVASHQKARQLIQSGEVGKIYSFRTAFGHGGPEGWSVEGKEGWFFQKDKAFVGAMGDLGVHKTDLLRYILGEEIVEVGAFVETSAKEFATVDDTAVCVLKTESGIIGTLAASWSYVSKEDNSTIIYGENAILRLEDDPTNSLVVQYKNGDVVNYELGKIQSNDEGGQSSSHVIDLFVDAVLNDREVAVSGEEGMKSLGVILAALESNETKQIVRVKE, encoded by the coding sequence ATGAAAAAATTACGAGTAGGTGTGATTGGCTGCGGAAGTATCGCGCGCCATCGCCATTTACCTGAATATGCAGCAAATCCGAATGTGGAGCTTGTAGCGGTTTGCGACAATAACGCAGAGAGAGCACTTGAAATCGGTGAAAAGTATGGAGTTCCATCGTACACAAGCTTTGTGGAACTATTAAGAAATGCGGAAGTGGATGCGGTGAGCGTATGTACACCGAACTATCTTCATGCACCGATCTCCAACGCTGCGCTGCTTGCAGGTGTTCATGTACTATGTGAAAAGCCAATGGCGACTTCAGAAGAGGAAGCAAAATCGATGATCGAGACAGCAAAGAATAGTGGCAAAAAGCTGATGATCGCGCACAACCAACGTTTTGTGGCCTCTCACCAAAAAGCTCGTCAATTGATTCAAAGTGGAGAAGTAGGAAAGATTTATAGCTTCCGTACCGCTTTCGGACACGGTGGACCAGAAGGCTGGAGTGTGGAAGGCAAGGAAGGCTGGTTTTTCCAAAAAGACAAAGCATTCGTTGGTGCGATGGGTGATTTAGGCGTTCATAAAACGGACCTTCTTCGATATATATTAGGAGAAGAAATCGTTGAAGTGGGTGCATTTGTTGAGACAAGTGCGAAGGAATTTGCAACGGTCGATGACACGGCAGTTTGTGTGTTGAAAACAGAAAGCGGTATCATTGGAACGCTTGCGGCTAGCTGGTCGTATGTGAGCAAGGAAGACAACTCAACGATTATTTATGGAGAGAATGCGATTCTTCGTTTAGAGGACGATCCAACCAATTCGTTAGTTGTTCAATACAAGAATGGTGATGTGGTGAATTACGAGCTTGGAAAAATTCAGTCCAATGATGAGGGTGGCCAAAGTAGCTCGCATGTGATTGATCTATTTGTGGATGCTGTGCTAAATGATAGAGAAGTGGCTGTGAGCGGCGAAGAGGGAATGAAGTCTCTTGGAGTGATCTTAGCAGCTCTTGAGTCTAATGAAACGAAACAGATTGTGAGAGTAAAAGAATAA
- a CDS encoding sugar phosphate isomerase/epimerase family protein, whose amino-acid sequence MKLGVFTVLFAEKSFEEMLDTVKNAGLHAVEIGTGCYPGNNHCDLEALLASEEARAEYLRKVEERGLIISAFSCHGNPISPDKAFAEQSNDTLLKTIKLASLLNVPVVNCFSGTAGDHEEAKQPNWPVAPWPNEYGDVLKWQWEEKLIPYWREAGQFAKDHHVKIGLELHGGFLVHTPYTLLKLRAETCDAIGANLDPSHLWWQGIDPVAAIKILGKENAIHHFHAKDTYIDQDNVNMYGLTDMQPYGEIRTRAWNFRSVGCGHSLKEWSDMMSALRTYGYDYVVSIEHEDPIMSIEEGFTRAVVNLKSVLIEEPVSQMWWV is encoded by the coding sequence ATGAAACTAGGTGTATTTACAGTACTTTTTGCAGAGAAATCATTCGAGGAAATGCTTGATACGGTGAAAAATGCAGGCTTACATGCGGTTGAAATAGGTACGGGGTGCTATCCAGGGAATAACCATTGTGATTTGGAAGCGTTATTGGCAAGTGAAGAAGCAAGAGCAGAGTATCTTCGTAAAGTGGAAGAGCGCGGTTTAATCATTAGTGCGTTCAGTTGTCACGGTAATCCGATTTCACCTGATAAAGCATTTGCAGAACAGTCCAACGATACATTGTTGAAGACGATCAAGTTGGCGTCACTTTTAAACGTACCAGTGGTGAATTGTTTCTCTGGAACAGCTGGGGATCATGAGGAAGCGAAACAGCCGAACTGGCCGGTGGCGCCTTGGCCGAATGAGTATGGTGATGTGCTGAAGTGGCAGTGGGAAGAGAAGTTGATTCCTTATTGGCGTGAGGCTGGGCAATTCGCGAAGGATCATCATGTGAAAATTGGTCTAGAGTTACATGGCGGATTTTTGGTTCACACGCCATATACTTTGTTAAAGCTTCGTGCGGAAACTTGTGATGCGATTGGGGCGAACCTTGATCCAAGTCACTTATGGTGGCAGGGAATTGACCCGGTGGCTGCGATCAAAATTTTAGGAAAAGAAAATGCGATTCATCATTTCCATGCGAAGGATACGTATATTGACCAAGACAATGTCAATATGTACGGATTAACGGATATGCAGCCGTATGGGGAGATCCGAACTCGTGCTTGGAACTTCCGCAGCGTAGGTTGTGGACACAGCCTGAAGGAATGGTCCGATATGATGAGCGCGTTACGAACTTACGGCTACGATTACGTCGTGAGCATTGAGCATGAAGATCCAATTATGTCGATTGAAGAAGGATTCACTCGCGCGGTTGTGAATTTAAAATCAGTATTAATTGAAGAGCCTGTTTCACAAATGTGGTGGGTGTAA
- a CDS encoding ThuA domain-containing protein: MVKVTVWNENRHEQKNPVVRDIYPEGIHGAIASFLTSAGYEAKTATLDEPEHGLTDEVLANTDVLVWWGHLAHNEVSDTVVQKVQQRVLDGMGLIVLHSGHFSKIFKTLMGTSCDLKWREADEKERLWVVSPSHPIAEGIGEYIELPQEEMYGEHFDIPQPDELVFTSWFEGGEVFRSGCTYTRGNGKVFYFRPGHETYPTYHNEQIQKVITNAVKWAQPVKRERPVYGNAKPLETIKGGN, encoded by the coding sequence GTGGTGAAGGTAACAGTATGGAATGAGAATCGACATGAGCAGAAGAATCCAGTGGTAAGGGATATTTATCCAGAAGGTATTCACGGGGCGATTGCGTCGTTTTTAACTTCAGCAGGTTACGAAGCGAAGACAGCGACTCTTGATGAGCCGGAGCATGGGTTAACGGATGAAGTGTTAGCGAATACAGATGTACTTGTTTGGTGGGGGCATTTAGCTCATAACGAAGTGTCAGACACAGTCGTACAAAAGGTGCAGCAGCGCGTTCTTGATGGAATGGGCTTAATTGTGCTTCATTCTGGCCATTTTTCGAAAATCTTTAAAACATTAATGGGAACAAGCTGTGATTTGAAGTGGCGTGAAGCGGATGAGAAAGAGCGCCTATGGGTAGTAAGCCCAAGTCACCCGATCGCAGAAGGAATTGGTGAATACATCGAGTTACCACAGGAAGAAATGTACGGTGAGCATTTTGATATTCCACAGCCAGACGAGCTTGTTTTTACCAGCTGGTTTGAGGGTGGAGAAGTGTTCCGAAGCGGATGTACTTATACGCGCGGAAACGGGAAGGTGTTTTACTTCCGTCCAGGACATGAAACGTACCCGACTTACCATAACGAACAAATTCAAAAAGTAATCACAAACGCTGTCAAATGGGCACAGCCAGTGAAGAGAGAGCGTCCAGTATACGGAAATGCAAAACCATTAGAGACAATCAAAGGGGGAAACTAG
- a CDS encoding response regulator, which translates to MIVLIVDDETHVREGIKLLGDWEKHGITTIYEASNGEEATNLIEKLRPEIIFSDMKMPKMDGTKLLEWIKGNHPTSKVIVVTGYDDYHYMRKAIHFGSTDYLLKPVDPEILNQTLETAVNEWKKEEEERKKEETSGQLMNMMKPVYRDRKFTQLMNSDEGVEEGLFEELGFQSSRSYTVGIIRVNRRTIEAFGGDRDLTYFTVLNVVNEILLEKECGIGFRYLSNKGEVVIIFWDRFDEVKEILTGIYKSLKAAMNIACPIALGKMVEESSQLKESYREARKVLVGRNLLEQKTCKVYVEYVMPDNPLKSLMDYSSSIDLAIQAGEIEAFDELIEQVRTDFTEQDYLSVRQVLQFENEYLLLSNRWYKANKLAVKVSEDAEGRVDSYFDEGGNFMLDEYVAAKRREISLFLRKLKKQASRKTSNIIEDIEAYLQANFDRDVKLQEISEHFYISREYISRKFKQEFNVNISDYIVNIRMKKAKSLLKNSQLKIYEIANMIGYQDDKYFRKVFKKVVGITPNEYRGSLDGKK; encoded by the coding sequence GTGATCGTATTAATTGTTGATGATGAAACGCATGTACGTGAAGGAATCAAACTTCTAGGGGATTGGGAGAAGCACGGAATCACCACGATCTATGAAGCGAGCAATGGGGAAGAAGCAACGAACCTCATTGAAAAACTCCGCCCAGAGATTATTTTTTCCGATATGAAAATGCCGAAAATGGACGGCACGAAGCTACTCGAATGGATCAAAGGGAATCACCCGACGAGCAAGGTAATCGTCGTCACTGGTTACGATGACTATCATTATATGAGAAAAGCGATTCACTTCGGAAGCACGGATTATTTGCTGAAGCCGGTGGATCCGGAAATATTGAATCAGACGTTAGAAACAGCAGTGAACGAATGGAAAAAGGAAGAAGAGGAGCGGAAGAAAGAAGAAACTAGCGGACAGTTGATGAATATGATGAAGCCTGTCTACCGCGACCGAAAGTTCACGCAGCTCATGAATAGTGACGAAGGTGTAGAGGAGGGTCTGTTTGAGGAATTAGGGTTTCAATCATCACGAAGTTACACGGTAGGGATCATTCGGGTGAACCGAAGAACGATTGAAGCTTTTGGCGGAGACCGGGATTTAACCTATTTTACAGTACTGAATGTCGTGAACGAAATTTTACTAGAAAAAGAATGTGGAATCGGCTTTCGATATTTATCAAACAAAGGTGAGGTTGTCATCATCTTTTGGGATCGGTTTGATGAGGTGAAGGAGATTCTCACTGGTATTTACAAATCCTTGAAAGCGGCTATGAATATCGCTTGTCCGATTGCTTTAGGGAAAATGGTCGAGGAAAGCTCACAGCTAAAGGAATCGTACCGAGAAGCGAGGAAGGTACTCGTTGGCAGAAATCTGCTGGAGCAGAAAACATGCAAGGTGTATGTGGAATACGTGATGCCGGACAATCCATTGAAAAGCCTCATGGACTACTCCTCAAGCATAGACCTTGCGATTCAGGCAGGGGAAATCGAAGCATTTGATGAGCTCATCGAGCAGGTGCGGACCGATTTTACCGAACAGGATTACTTATCAGTTAGGCAAGTGTTGCAGTTTGAAAATGAGTACTTGCTATTGAGCAATCGTTGGTATAAGGCAAATAAGCTTGCCGTGAAGGTGTCTGAAGATGCCGAGGGGCGAGTGGATTCGTACTTTGATGAAGGCGGGAACTTCATGCTGGATGAATATGTAGCTGCGAAAAGGCGCGAGATTAGTTTGTTTTTGAGGAAGCTGAAGAAACAGGCCAGCAGAAAAACAAGCAATATCATTGAAGATATTGAAGCTTATTTGCAGGCAAACTTCGATCGTGACGTGAAGCTACAAGAGATTTCTGAGCATTTTTACATTAGCCGAGAGTATATCTCACGAAAGTTCAAGCAGGAATTTAACGTGAATATCTCTGATTACATCGTGAACATCCGCATGAAAAAAGCAAAATCACTGTTGAAAAACAGCCAGCTCAAAATTTATGAGATTGCGAATATGATTGGCTACCAGGATGATAAGTATTTTCGTAAGGTGTTTAAGAAGGTTGTGGGGATTACGCCGAATGAGTATCGGGGTAGTTTGGATGGGAAGAAATAG
- a CDS encoding glycoside hydrolase family 13 protein, translating to MNKKWWKESVAYQVYPRSFMDSNGDGIGDLKGLTSKLDYLKDLGIDVIWLSPMYKSPNDDNGYDISDYHDIMDEFGTMADFDELLAGVHERGMRIILDLVINHTSDEHPWFIESRSSKDNPKRDWYIWADGKDGKEPNNWESIFSGPAWKYDEATDQYFMHIFSTRQPDLNWENPEVRESLENMVNWWLDKGIDGFRVDAISHIKKKPGFPDMPNPEGLDVVPCFPYMMNVEGIDEWLADFSQNTFKKYNVMTVGEANGVKIADADRWVGEENGYFNMIFQFEFLDLWDKNSDDSRVDVRALKKALTKWQTGLEGRGWNALFIENHDQPRRVSSWGNDKEYWKESAKMLAALYFLMKGTPFIYQGQEIGMTNVQFPSIEDYNDVGMVNYYRVECEKGRSHEELMQLIWKQCRDNSRTPMQWNASSDKAGFTSGDSTWLGVNPNYVDINVEAQLDDPDSILSFYKQLIRLRKDQPVFVYGTYELLLKNHPKLFAYTRKWGKKVALVVNNFSEDVTRFRVPGSSVVNSGGKLGDFELVLANYEGADRKLHKEFNLQPYETRVYILR from the coding sequence GTGAACAAGAAGTGGTGGAAGGAAAGCGTTGCCTATCAGGTGTATCCAAGAAGCTTCATGGATAGCAATGGAGACGGGATTGGCGATTTAAAGGGGTTAACCTCGAAGCTAGATTATTTAAAGGATTTGGGCATTGATGTGATTTGGCTTTCGCCGATGTACAAATCGCCAAACGACGATAATGGCTATGATATTTCCGATTATCATGACATTATGGATGAGTTTGGGACAATGGCGGATTTTGATGAGCTGTTGGCGGGTGTTCATGAGCGTGGAATGAGAATCATTTTAGATTTGGTGATCAATCATACGAGCGATGAGCATCCTTGGTTCATTGAGTCACGGTCGAGCAAGGATAACCCGAAGCGCGATTGGTATATTTGGGCCGACGGGAAGGATGGCAAGGAGCCGAATAACTGGGAGTCGATTTTTAGTGGTCCGGCTTGGAAGTACGACGAGGCGACCGACCAGTATTTCATGCATATCTTCTCGACGCGTCAGCCTGATCTAAACTGGGAAAATCCAGAGGTGCGTGAGTCGTTGGAGAACATGGTGAACTGGTGGCTTGATAAGGGCATTGATGGATTCCGTGTGGATGCGATTTCTCATATTAAAAAGAAGCCAGGTTTCCCAGATATGCCGAATCCAGAGGGTCTAGATGTGGTCCCTTGCTTTCCTTACATGATGAATGTCGAGGGAATTGATGAGTGGCTGGCCGATTTTTCACAGAACACGTTTAAGAAGTACAATGTGATGACGGTTGGGGAAGCAAATGGGGTTAAGATTGCTGACGCAGATCGCTGGGTTGGAGAAGAGAACGGCTATTTTAATATGATTTTTCAGTTTGAGTTTTTGGACCTTTGGGATAAGAACTCGGATGACAGTCGTGTGGATGTTCGCGCGTTGAAAAAGGCGCTAACGAAGTGGCAGACGGGATTGGAAGGAAGAGGCTGGAATGCGCTCTTTATCGAAAATCACGACCAGCCGCGCCGCGTGTCGAGCTGGGGCAATGACAAGGAGTACTGGAAGGAAAGCGCGAAAATGCTGGCTGCGTTGTACTTCCTGATGAAAGGGACTCCGTTCATTTACCAAGGTCAAGAAATTGGTATGACAAATGTGCAATTCCCGTCGATTGAGGATTACAACGATGTGGGAATGGTAAATTATTATAGGGTGGAATGTGAGAAGGGTCGCTCGCATGAGGAGCTCATGCAGCTCATCTGGAAGCAATGCCGAGACAACTCGCGCACGCCGATGCAGTGGAATGCTTCATCGGATAAGGCTGGATTCACGAGCGGAGATTCTACATGGCTTGGAGTGAACCCGAATTATGTGGATATCAATGTGGAAGCACAGCTGGACGATCCGGATTCGATCTTGAGCTTTTATAAGCAGTTGATCCGATTGAGAAAGGACCAGCCTGTGTTCGTGTACGGTACGTATGAGTTACTGCTGAAGAATCATCCGAAACTGTTTGCGTATACACGCAAATGGGGGAAAAAGGTGGCGCTTGTGGTGAATAACTTCAGCGAAGACGTGACGAGATTCAGAGTGCCGGGAAGTTCTGTAGTTAATTCTGGAGGAAAACTAGGAGACTTTGAATTAGTTTTGGCCAACTATGAAGGAGCTGACAGGAAGCTCCACAAAGAGTTCAACCTACAACCATACGAAACAAGAGTCTACATCTTACGGTGA
- a CDS encoding cache domain-containing sensor histidine kinase: MKWGIRKKLIIFLMLATILPFGTAIGITYYQTTNSINDQFVSTNHDLITKGEQELTVYLEDIAQMSTVLYRYDPLMSVMREGVSGDIGSNQEEIRRALAYLFNTRPEIEQMHLYIDKDKDSFTNYHSTISGRGEYENIMSHPYYAQLPGHDDFYLIEPPHEISSYNNMAFIPKSQSTKVLSFHSIIRDVPAEDILGFLSIDINLSRIGAVADRLYTKEAEELFIVNDQGIVVYSSNEEAIGNEMTESWYEPIMQQPASTKSLEWDEGVIVFDQFSGPVENWYIAKRIPYDVLYQIARQTAFTNILIGIVTMVVVLVATMFVSFKITAPIKVLITNMKKVEKGEFKADFESLGNDEIGMLGKHFKSMIEKINELIEREYRLDIENKASQLRVLRSQINPHFLYNSLQSIGTLALKANGTKVYTLLTSLAGIMRYSMNMKEDIVPLSHEIRHVKSYLQLQKQRFDDQFNFHLVIQKETEGILVPKMILQPIVENCFKHGFDQHTDKQSIIISAAVQENGMLKISVKDNGAGVTDEQLSDIRHELYSDTEKSSASIGLKNIYDRLVIYYRNQADFSIYKNGEEGFVVSMSIPVEMPKEGN, encoded by the coding sequence ATGAAGTGGGGAATTCGAAAAAAGTTAATCATCTTTTTAATGCTGGCAACCATCCTTCCATTTGGTACAGCGATTGGAATCACCTATTACCAAACAACCAACTCTATTAATGATCAGTTTGTCTCCACGAATCATGACCTTATCACAAAAGGTGAGCAGGAGCTGACGGTTTATTTGGAAGATATTGCACAAATGTCAACGGTGCTCTATCGCTATGACCCGCTAATGAGCGTGATGAGAGAAGGAGTATCGGGAGACATTGGGAGTAATCAAGAAGAAATTCGACGCGCGCTAGCGTATTTATTTAATACACGTCCTGAAATTGAACAAATGCATCTGTATATTGATAAGGATAAGGACTCGTTTACGAACTATCATTCTACGATTAGTGGCAGGGGTGAATACGAGAATATCATGTCGCATCCTTATTATGCGCAGCTGCCTGGTCATGATGATTTTTATTTAATTGAACCGCCACATGAAATATCCAGCTATAACAATATGGCCTTTATACCCAAATCACAGAGTACAAAGGTCCTCAGCTTTCATAGCATCATTCGCGACGTACCAGCGGAAGATATACTAGGTTTTCTTTCAATTGATATTAATTTATCAAGAATCGGTGCGGTAGCGGATCGATTATATACGAAGGAAGCCGAAGAGCTTTTCATTGTGAATGACCAAGGAATCGTGGTGTATTCCTCCAATGAAGAGGCCATTGGTAATGAAATGACGGAGAGTTGGTACGAGCCAATCATGCAGCAACCAGCATCCACTAAGAGCCTCGAATGGGACGAAGGGGTCATTGTGTTTGACCAATTTTCAGGACCTGTGGAAAATTGGTATATTGCGAAGCGGATCCCGTATGATGTTTTGTACCAAATCGCTCGTCAGACAGCCTTTACAAACATCCTAATCGGAATTGTGACCATGGTGGTCGTTCTAGTCGCCACAATGTTTGTTTCATTTAAAATTACTGCGCCCATCAAAGTACTTATCACCAATATGAAAAAAGTAGAAAAAGGGGAGTTCAAGGCAGATTTTGAGTCATTAGGAAATGACGAAATTGGTATGCTAGGAAAACATTTTAAGAGTATGATTGAAAAAATAAATGAACTGATCGAACGCGAATACCGGTTGGATATTGAAAATAAAGCATCCCAGCTTCGTGTTTTGCGCTCGCAAATCAATCCGCATTTTTTATACAACTCGCTTCAATCGATTGGTACGTTGGCACTCAAAGCTAACGGGACAAAGGTGTATACGTTGTTAACGTCACTTGCAGGAATCATGCGATATAGCATGAATATGAAAGAAGATATCGTACCACTTTCACACGAAATACGGCATGTAAAATCTTACTTGCAGCTGCAGAAACAACGATTTGATGATCAATTTAATTTTCACTTGGTTATTCAAAAGGAAACCGAGGGAATTTTGGTTCCGAAGATGATTCTGCAGCCGATTGTTGAAAATTGCTTTAAGCATGGCTTTGATCAGCATACTGACAAACAATCGATCATCATTTCTGCGGCTGTCCAAGAGAACGGGATGCTTAAAATCTCCGTGAAGGACAATGGAGCAGGAGTAACGGATGAGCAATTAAGCGATATTCGTCACGAACTATATAGTGACACGGAGAAGTCATCGGCATCGATCGGCCTGAAAAATATTTATGATCGATTAGTGATTTATTATCGAAATCAAGCGGATTTTTCCATTTATAAAAATGGAGAAGAAGGCTTTGTTGTAAGCATGAGCATTCCTGTTGAAATGCCGAAGGAGGGGAACTAA
- a CDS encoding carbohydrate ABC transporter permease, producing MNSQSNVKEVDGAVVISEKRTQKAVSTPLFSKKKLKDAGLFTLFVGPVFLAFTLIVLIPFFSGVYYAFTDWNGITGSVQWVGLDNFKYLIFEDKQFHASFLLTTKYTVVAILLTNVIGFGLAILVTQMLKTRNILRTVFFMPNLLGGLLLGFIWQFIFVKGFASIGEITGIPLFELAWLGDASTAFWGIVIVSVWQGAGYIMIIYIAALQNVPQELIEAARIDGANRFQILRHITMPLVAPAVTICLFLTTASSFKIFDANLSLTNGGPFKSTEMLALNIYTEAFVNNRYGIGEAKALIFFLVVAAITVLQVTISKKREVES from the coding sequence ATGAATAGTCAAAGTAATGTAAAAGAAGTTGACGGCGCAGTTGTTATTAGTGAGAAACGCACGCAAAAAGCTGTGTCCACTCCTTTGTTTAGTAAAAAGAAGCTGAAAGATGCAGGATTGTTCACCTTATTCGTTGGACCTGTGTTCTTAGCATTTACCTTAATTGTCTTAATTCCTTTCTTTTCGGGTGTTTATTATGCATTTACGGATTGGAACGGGATTACGGGGTCGGTCCAGTGGGTTGGACTTGATAACTTTAAGTATTTGATTTTTGAAGATAAACAGTTTCACGCTTCCTTCCTTCTAACGACGAAATATACGGTTGTAGCAATCTTGCTAACGAACGTAATCGGGTTTGGATTAGCGATTCTCGTGACACAAATGCTGAAAACGAGAAATATTTTACGAACAGTCTTCTTCATGCCGAATCTACTTGGTGGTCTTTTACTAGGATTCATTTGGCAGTTTATTTTTGTAAAAGGATTCGCGTCTATCGGCGAAATCACAGGAATTCCACTTTTTGAACTAGCTTGGCTAGGAGATGCAAGCACAGCCTTTTGGGGAATTGTAATTGTCAGCGTGTGGCAAGGTGCTGGTTACATCATGATCATCTATATCGCGGCACTACAAAATGTTCCACAAGAATTAATTGAAGCAGCAAGAATTGACGGGGCTAACAGATTTCAAATTCTCCGTCACATCACGATGCCATTAGTTGCACCAGCTGTAACGATCTGTTTATTCTTAACAACGGCATCCTCTTTTAAAATCTTTGATGCGAACCTATCGCTAACGAATGGTGGACCATTTAAATCAACTGAGATGTTAGCGCTTAATATTTACACAGAGGCTTTCGTTAATAACCGTTACGGAATTGGTGAAGCAAAGGCATTGATCTTCTTCCTTGTCGTAGCTGCAATTACTGTACTACAAGTAACGATTTCTAAGAAAAGGGAGGTTGAATCGTGA